In a single window of the Halobellus litoreus genome:
- a CDS encoding NAD(P)-dependent alcohol dehydrogenase: MTTAKQRPESPHSTTGHKPTTMMAVVYSEYGGPEVLRVDEVELPTPGDDDVLVRVMARSVNAGDWHLLRGTPFLVRLVYGGYRKPKFPILGVDVVGRVEAVGKNVADFQSGDEVVADLSKNGFGGFAEYVSVPASAIVHKPAPVSFEAAAATPTAGVAALQALRGVGKLQSGEAVLVNGASGGVGTFAVQIAKFLGAEVTAVCSTAKMKTVRAIGADHVIDYTQEDVTEREAEYDLILDAAGTHSMRAYARVLRPTGRYVFVGGPTRRFVTALLAGPMLSMTGEQRFRTFMLNPAQDDLAFVMGLLESGDVEPVIDRQYHLDEIPAAIQYLEAGRATGKVVIV, encoded by the coding sequence GAAACAGCGGCCCGAATCGCCCCACTCGACGACCGGTCACAAACCGACCACGATGATGGCGGTCGTCTACTCGGAATACGGAGGCCCTGAGGTGCTCCGAGTGGACGAGGTGGAACTGCCCACGCCGGGCGACGATGATGTCCTGGTTCGCGTGATGGCTCGATCCGTTAACGCTGGTGACTGGCACCTGCTACGCGGAACGCCGTTCCTCGTCCGCCTCGTGTACGGCGGCTACCGCAAACCGAAGTTCCCCATCCTGGGCGTCGACGTCGTGGGACGGGTCGAAGCAGTCGGCAAGAACGTCGCTGACTTCCAGTCGGGTGACGAAGTCGTCGCCGATCTCTCCAAGAACGGGTTTGGCGGGTTCGCAGAGTACGTCAGTGTCCCGGCCAGCGCTATCGTACACAAGCCGGCCCCGGTCTCGTTCGAAGCGGCAGCGGCGACCCCAACTGCAGGTGTTGCCGCCCTACAGGCGCTCCGGGGTGTCGGGAAGCTCCAATCGGGTGAAGCCGTCCTCGTCAACGGTGCGTCGGGAGGTGTGGGAACCTTCGCCGTGCAGATCGCCAAGTTCCTCGGCGCAGAGGTCACAGCGGTGTGTAGCACAGCGAAGATGAAGACTGTCCGCGCTATCGGGGCGGACCACGTCATCGATTACACGCAGGAGGATGTCACCGAACGCGAGGCAGAATACGACCTCATCCTGGACGCGGCAGGGACCCATTCAATGCGAGCGTACGCACGCGTCCTTCGCCCGACGGGACGGTACGTCTTCGTTGGAGGACCCACGCGACGATTCGTGACCGCACTCCTCGCGGGCCCAATGCTCTCTATGACGGGCGAACAACGGTTCCGTACCTTCATGCTCAACCCCGCCCAGGACGATTTAGCATTCGTGATGGGGCTCCTCGAATCCGGTGATGTTGAGCCCGTTATCGACCGACAGTATCACTTGGACGAGATACCAGCAGCCATTCAGTATCTTGAAGCAGGTCGTGCTACTGGTAAAGTCGTCATCGTGTAG
- a CDS encoding flavodoxin domain-containing protein, with amino-acid sequence MATIITVFGTGEGQTAKIADSITAEFRARGHEATTVNVIDIDSELNLDEFDAVLVGASVHYGRQQKSVRRWVKTNRDVLVRKPNGFFQVSGASGAKNEEGLAEATGYLDKFIDDTNWQPDRIALFGGALRFSEYGFLKRALLKFIVRNQEFEMDEAGDAELTDWESVASFAGEFAVFVEERIGEAVEAA; translated from the coding sequence ATGGCCACTATCATTACTGTGTTTGGAACTGGCGAGGGACAGACCGCGAAGATAGCCGACAGCATCACGGCGGAATTCAGAGCCCGCGGCCACGAGGCGACGACGGTGAACGTCATAGATATCGATTCCGAACTCAATCTCGACGAGTTTGACGCCGTCTTGGTCGGCGCGTCAGTCCACTATGGGAGACAACAGAAGTCAGTTCGGAGGTGGGTCAAAACGAACCGCGACGTACTGGTGAGAAAGCCGAACGGATTCTTCCAAGTCTCCGGTGCGTCCGGAGCGAAGAATGAAGAGGGGCTCGCGGAGGCGACGGGATATCTCGACAAGTTTATCGACGACACGAACTGGCAGCCCGACAGAATCGCTCTCTTCGGCGGCGCGCTACGCTTCTCAGAGTACGGCTTTCTCAAGCGAGCGCTGCTGAAATTCATCGTGAGAAACCAGGAATTCGAGATGGATGAGGCAGGAGACGCCGAACTCACCGACTGGGAATCGGTCGCGTCGTTTGCCGGTGAGTTCGCTGTGTTCGTTGAGGAGCGAATAGGCGAGGCGGTCGAAGCAGCCTGA